GACTCAATTTGACATGACCCGCCCCAATCGCTTCCTTAGCCGGGGATTACGGTTCGTTTGTTTGTTCGACCAAGGTATGGTATCATGGCTTCAAATGGAGGGTGTCTCCATTTTTGGCCAAAAGAAAAGGCGGTCGAATACGTAATGAACAGTTTTTTCAAGCAAGTCTCCCTGTGGATCGTGCTGCTGATGATTGCCGTGCTGGCATGGTCGCAGTTTTCGAACACGCAGCGATCCCAGGAAAAGTTGACGGTCCGGGATTTCGAGCAGGCCCTCAAGGATGCGAATATCAAACGCGTTTCCTACACCATGTTGGGCGATCAGCGCTACGATTTCAAGGCCGATTTCATCTCTCCGGTCAAGGGCAACAACTCGATCCGGTTCTATTACCACGAAGTTCCCAAGGAATGGCTCGAAACGTTGGAGCGAAACGGCGTCACCATCGAGCCGAAAATGGAAGACACGCTCTGGATGGGGCTTTTGTATCAGGTCGTCCCGCTGATCCTCATCATCGGTGTCTTCTGGTTTTTCATGTTTCGTCAAATGCAGGGGGGCAGCAACAAGGCGCTTTCCTTCGGGAAAAGCCGCGCGCGCCTGATCAATCAAAGCGACAAGCCCGTCACGTTCAACGACGTGGCCGGCGTGGACGAGGCGAAGGAAGAACTGCAGGAAATCATTGATTTCCTCAAGGATCCGAAAAAATTCAGCCGTCTCGGCGGCAAGATTCCGAAGGGCGTGCTGCTGGTCGGACCGCCCGGATCGGGCAAGACGCTTCTGGCGCGGGCCGTGGCCGGCGAGGCCAATGTCCCCTTCTTCAGTATCAGTGGATCGGACTTTGTGGAAATGTTCGTCGGCGTCGGCGCCAGCCGTGTCCGCGACCTGTTTCAACAAGGCCAGAAACATGCGCCGTGCATCATTTTCATTGATGAAATTGACGCGGTCGGCCGCCAGCGCGGGGCCGGACTCGGCGGCGGCCACGATGAACGCGAGCAGACGTTGAACCAGTTGCTGGTTGAGATGGATGGGTTCAACACCAGCGAGGGCGTTATCCTGATGGCCGCGACAAACCGACCGGACGTCCTGGATCGCGCGCTGTTGCGTCCGGGGCGTTTCGACCGGCAGGTGGTGGTCAGCAATCCCGACATCAACGGGCGCGAGGCCATCCTGCACATCCATATCCGTAACAATGGCCTGCCGCTCGACGATGATGTGGACGTGCGTAAAATGGCGCGCGGCACGCCCGGTTTTTCCGGCGCCGACTTGGCCAACATGGTCAACGAGGCCGCTTTGCTTGCCGCGCGGCGCAACAAGGACAAGGTCAACATGCAGGACTTTGAAGATGCCAAGGACCGCGTGTTGATGGGACCGGAACGCCGCAGTCTGGCCATCAGTGAAAAAGAAAAACGCC
Above is a genomic segment from Candidatus Hydrogenedentota bacterium containing:
- the ftsH gene encoding ATP-dependent zinc metalloprotease FtsH — protein: MNSFFKQVSLWIVLLMIAVLAWSQFSNTQRSQEKLTVRDFEQALKDANIKRVSYTMLGDQRYDFKADFISPVKGNNSIRFYYHEVPKEWLETLERNGVTIEPKMEDTLWMGLLYQVVPLILIIGVFWFFMFRQMQGGSNKALSFGKSRARLINQSDKPVTFNDVAGVDEAKEELQEIIDFLKDPKKFSRLGGKIPKGVLLVGPPGSGKTLLARAVAGEANVPFFSISGSDFVEMFVGVGASRVRDLFQQGQKHAPCIIFIDEIDAVGRQRGAGLGGGHDEREQTLNQLLVEMDGFNTSEGVILMAATNRPDVLDRALLRPGRFDRQVVVSNPDINGREAILHIHIRNNGLPLDDDVDVRKMARGTPGFSGADLANMVNEAALLAARRNKDKVNMQDFEDAKDRVLMGPERRSLAISEKEKRLTAVHEAGHVLVGRLTPHTDPIHKATIIPRGPALGLTSWLPTEDRHNVSKSYCLATLRMAMGGRAAEEVVFNEFSSGAAGDLRSSTERAHLMVCEWGMSDLGPISFGANAEVFLGRDILKERNFSEETASAVDNEIHRLLNDAYADAKDLILKNRPILDALAQELYEKETLEADEIDEIIRANGGQDLIPPPPPKEPKHRDPLTPAPIPVKPERAPGRPVAQPGDVVPGTA